DNA sequence from the Desulfolucanica intricata genome:
TGGTATTCGTGTTCGTTTAGGTAATAAGGCCAAAGCACAAAGTGGCATGTGGGTGGGCATGGCACCTGACGGATATAAATTAATTGACCGTAAACTTGTTGTTGATGAAAAACGCAAGTATATAATAAAAAAAATTTTTGATTTGTATATTGAGGGATTTGGTAGCTTTAAAATCTCCGAATATTTAAATAAGAGAGGTTGGCTTACTTCGAACGGTAAACTCTGGTGTTCAAAAAGTATAAGGGATATATTAAATAATGAGGTTTATGTTGGTAAAATAGTTTATAACAAAACCCACCAGTACCGGGTTCGGGATTATGATAGTGAGGAACTGGGAAAGAAGAAATGGGTACGTGATTATAATTCTGTTGACGAGTGGGTAATTGTTGAAAACGCTCACGAACCGATTATTGACTTAAAAATATTTGAGAAGGCGCAAAGTATTTTAAATAAACGTCGTTATAAAAAAGAAGCGCCGCGTGTTTATCACCCCTTAACCGGAATTCTGTATTGTGGAATATGTGGACAAGGAATGGTTTGCCAAAAGCGTTCCACTGCAGCTAAAACTTATCGCTACTATATATGTAAAACTTATCATAAATTTGGACGAGAATATTGTGATCAGGCAAATACTAACGCAGATATATTAGAACAAAAGATTTGTCAATTATTGAAAAAGAAATTTAGTAAAGTTAATAGGGAAATAATTGGTACAAAACTCACTATTATAGATATTAATACCTCCGGTATTGAAAAGGAACTAAAAACAATTAAGTTAAAGCTGGAAAAAGTAAATAAGGACCGGTCAGATTTATATTTTGAGCGGGATAAAATGACATGCGAACAATATAATTTTATTGCCAAACGGTTAATGGATGATGCAAATCGGTTAACGGTGCAAAGTCAGGAGTTGGAATGTAAG
Encoded proteins:
- a CDS encoding recombinase family protein, whose amino-acid sequence is MSRDSLAKHILSNKDKSTLPHKTKIAIYARVSLDRQVESVEHQVALLREVAKARNLGECPDEFIYEDEGISASKHSIWTRPAMKNLLAAAKQGKFQIIMFKGISRFARSTQEALEVLERLKTQGLRVISYEENYDSEKENSNFMFTMHAAIAEYEAEKIGIRVRLGNKAKAQSGMWVGMAPDGYKLIDRKLVVDEKRKYIIKKIFDLYIEGFGSFKISEYLNKRGWLTSNGKLWCSKSIRDILNNEVYVGKIVYNKTHQYRVRDYDSEELGKKKWVRDYNSVDEWVIVENAHEPIIDLKIFEKAQSILNKRRYKKEAPRVYHPLTGILYCGICGQGMVCQKRSTAAKTYRYYICKTYHKFGREYCDQANTNADILEQKICQLLKKKFSKVNREIIGTKLTIIDINTSGIEKELKTIKLKLEKVNKDRSDLYFERDKMTCEQYNFIAKRLMDDANRLTVQSQELECKLKNKQNNKKLSEEIKKYIDNFFEFGKQDISKLRYLVHYFVERIELEGQRLDIKYRFEI